In the Pan paniscus chromosome 8, NHGRI_mPanPan1-v2.0_pri, whole genome shotgun sequence genome, one interval contains:
- the PBLD gene encoding phenazine biosynthesis-like domain-containing protein isoform X1 — MKLPIFIADAFTARAFRGNPAAVCFLENELDEDMHQKIAREMNLSETAFIRKLHPTDNFAQSSCFGLRWFTPASEVPLCGHATLASAAVLFHKIKNMNSTLTFVTLSGELRARRAEDGIVLDLPLYPAHPQDFHEVEDLIKTAIGNTLVQDICYSPDTRKLLVRLSDVYNRSFLENLKVNTENLLQVENTGKVKGLILTLKGEPGGQTQAFDFYSRYFAPWVGVAEDPVTGSAHAVLSSYWSQHLGKKEMHAFQCSRRGGELGISLRPDGRVDIRGCAAVVLEGTLTA, encoded by the exons ATGAAGCTTCCTATTTTCATAGCAGATGCATTCACAGCAAGAGCATTTCGTGGGAATCCTGCTGCTGTTTGCTTCCTAGAAAAT GAATTGGATGAAGACATGCATCAGAAAATTGCAAGGGAGATGAACCTCTCTGAAACTGCTTTTATCCGAAAACTGCACCCGACAGACAACTTTGCACAAa GTTCCTGCTTTGGACTGAGATGGTTTACACCAGCGAGTGAGGTCCCACTCTGTGGCCATGCCACCCTGGCTTCTGCAGCTGTGCTGTTTCACAAAATAA AAAACATGAATAGCACGCTCACGTTTGTCACTCTGAGTGGAGAACTAAGGGCCAGACGAGCAGAGGATGGCATCGTCCTGGACTTGCCTCTTTATCCAGCCCACCCCCAG GACTTCCATGAAGTAGAGGACTTGATAAAG ACTGCCATAGGCAACACACTGGTCCAGGACATCTGTTATTCTCCAGATACCCGAAAGCTCCTCGTCCGCCTCAGTGACGTTTACAACAG GTCATTTCTGGAGAACCTGAAAGTGAACACGGAGAATCTGCTGCAAGTTGAAAACACAGGGAAGGTGAAAGGGCTTATTCTTACCCTTAAAGGAGAGCCTGGTGGGCAGACccaagcatttgacttttactcaAGATATTTTGCACCGTGGGTTGGTGTGGCTGAAGACCCAGTGACAG gGTCTGCACACGCTGTTCTCAGCAGCTACTGGTCCCAGCATCTGGGGAAGAAAGAAATGCATG ctTTTCAGTGTTCCCGCCGAGGAGGAGAGCTGGGAATTTCCCTTCGTCCAGACGGAAGGGTTGACATTAGAGGATGTGCAGCTGTTGTTTTAGAGGGCACACTGACAGCCTAG
- the PBLD gene encoding phenazine biosynthesis-like domain-containing protein isoform X3: protein MKLPIFIADAFTARAFRGNPAAVCFLENELDEDMHQKIAREMNLSETAFIRKLHPTDNFAQSSCFGLRWFTPASEVPLCGHATLASAAVLFHKIKNMNSTLTFVTLSGELRARRAEDGIVLDLPLYPAHPQDFHEVEDLIKTAIGNTLVQDICYSPDTRKLLVRLSDVYNRSFLENLKVNTENLLQVENTGKVKGLILTLKGEPGGQTQAFDFYSRYFAPWVGVAEDPVTATGPSIWGRKKCMLFSVPAEEESWEFPFVQTEGLTLEDVQLLF, encoded by the exons ATGAAGCTTCCTATTTTCATAGCAGATGCATTCACAGCAAGAGCATTTCGTGGGAATCCTGCTGCTGTTTGCTTCCTAGAAAAT GAATTGGATGAAGACATGCATCAGAAAATTGCAAGGGAGATGAACCTCTCTGAAACTGCTTTTATCCGAAAACTGCACCCGACAGACAACTTTGCACAAa GTTCCTGCTTTGGACTGAGATGGTTTACACCAGCGAGTGAGGTCCCACTCTGTGGCCATGCCACCCTGGCTTCTGCAGCTGTGCTGTTTCACAAAATAA AAAACATGAATAGCACGCTCACGTTTGTCACTCTGAGTGGAGAACTAAGGGCCAGACGAGCAGAGGATGGCATCGTCCTGGACTTGCCTCTTTATCCAGCCCACCCCCAG GACTTCCATGAAGTAGAGGACTTGATAAAG ACTGCCATAGGCAACACACTGGTCCAGGACATCTGTTATTCTCCAGATACCCGAAAGCTCCTCGTCCGCCTCAGTGACGTTTACAACAG GTCATTTCTGGAGAACCTGAAAGTGAACACGGAGAATCTGCTGCAAGTTGAAAACACAGGGAAGGTGAAAGGGCTTATTCTTACCCTTAAAGGAGAGCCTGGTGGGCAGACccaagcatttgacttttactcaAGATATTTTGCACCGTGGGTTGGTGTGGCTGAAGACCCAGTGACAG CTACTGGTCCCAGCATCTGGGGAAGAAAGAAATGCATG ctTTTCAGTGTTCCCGCCGAGGAGGAGAGCTGGGAATTTCCCTTCGTCCAGACGGAAGGGTTGACATTAGAGGATGTGCAGCTGTTGTTTTAG
- the PBLD gene encoding phenazine biosynthesis-like domain-containing protein isoform X2, whose amino-acid sequence MKLPIFIADAFTARAFRGNPAAVCFLENELDEDMHQKIAREMNLSETAFIRKLHPTDNFAQSSCFGLRWFTPASEVPLCGHATLASAAVLFHKIKNMNSTLTFVTLSGELRARRAEDGIVLDLPLYPAHPQDFHEVEDLIKTAIGNTLVQDICYSPDTRKLLVRLSDVYNRSFLENLKVNTENLLQVENTGKVKGLILTLKGEPGGQTQAFDFYSRYFAPWVGVAEDPVTAATGPSIWGRKKCMLFSVPAEEESWEFPFVQTEGLTLEDVQLLF is encoded by the exons ATGAAGCTTCCTATTTTCATAGCAGATGCATTCACAGCAAGAGCATTTCGTGGGAATCCTGCTGCTGTTTGCTTCCTAGAAAAT GAATTGGATGAAGACATGCATCAGAAAATTGCAAGGGAGATGAACCTCTCTGAAACTGCTTTTATCCGAAAACTGCACCCGACAGACAACTTTGCACAAa GTTCCTGCTTTGGACTGAGATGGTTTACACCAGCGAGTGAGGTCCCACTCTGTGGCCATGCCACCCTGGCTTCTGCAGCTGTGCTGTTTCACAAAATAA AAAACATGAATAGCACGCTCACGTTTGTCACTCTGAGTGGAGAACTAAGGGCCAGACGAGCAGAGGATGGCATCGTCCTGGACTTGCCTCTTTATCCAGCCCACCCCCAG GACTTCCATGAAGTAGAGGACTTGATAAAG ACTGCCATAGGCAACACACTGGTCCAGGACATCTGTTATTCTCCAGATACCCGAAAGCTCCTCGTCCGCCTCAGTGACGTTTACAACAG GTCATTTCTGGAGAACCTGAAAGTGAACACGGAGAATCTGCTGCAAGTTGAAAACACAGGGAAGGTGAAAGGGCTTATTCTTACCCTTAAAGGAGAGCCTGGTGGGCAGACccaagcatttgacttttactcaAGATATTTTGCACCGTGGGTTGGTGTGGCTGAAGACCCAGTGACAG CAGCTACTGGTCCCAGCATCTGGGGAAGAAAGAAATGCATG ctTTTCAGTGTTCCCGCCGAGGAGGAGAGCTGGGAATTTCCCTTCGTCCAGACGGAAGGGTTGACATTAGAGGATGTGCAGCTGTTGTTTTAG
- the PBLD gene encoding phenazine biosynthesis-like domain-containing protein isoform X4: protein MKLPIFIADAFTARAFRGNPAAVCFLENELDEDMHQKIAREMNLSETAFIRKLHPTDNFAQSSCFGLRWFTPASEVPLCGHATLASAAVLFHKIKNMNSTLTFVTLSGELRARRAEDGIVLDLPLYPAHPQDFHEVEDLIKTAIGNTLVQDICYSPDTRKLLVRLSDVYNRSFLENLKVNTENLLQVENTGKVKGLILTLKGEPGGQTQAFDFYSRYFAPWVGVAEDPVTGWSAMARSQLPATSISRVQEILLPQPSE, encoded by the exons ATGAAGCTTCCTATTTTCATAGCAGATGCATTCACAGCAAGAGCATTTCGTGGGAATCCTGCTGCTGTTTGCTTCCTAGAAAAT GAATTGGATGAAGACATGCATCAGAAAATTGCAAGGGAGATGAACCTCTCTGAAACTGCTTTTATCCGAAAACTGCACCCGACAGACAACTTTGCACAAa GTTCCTGCTTTGGACTGAGATGGTTTACACCAGCGAGTGAGGTCCCACTCTGTGGCCATGCCACCCTGGCTTCTGCAGCTGTGCTGTTTCACAAAATAA AAAACATGAATAGCACGCTCACGTTTGTCACTCTGAGTGGAGAACTAAGGGCCAGACGAGCAGAGGATGGCATCGTCCTGGACTTGCCTCTTTATCCAGCCCACCCCCAG GACTTCCATGAAGTAGAGGACTTGATAAAG ACTGCCATAGGCAACACACTGGTCCAGGACATCTGTTATTCTCCAGATACCCGAAAGCTCCTCGTCCGCCTCAGTGACGTTTACAACAG GTCATTTCTGGAGAACCTGAAAGTGAACACGGAGAATCTGCTGCAAGTTGAAAACACAGGGAAGGTGAAAGGGCTTATTCTTACCCTTAAAGGAGAGCCTGGTGGGCAGACccaagcatttgacttttactcaAGATATTTTGCACCGTGGGTTGGTGTGGCTGAAGACCCAGTGACAG gctggagtgcaatggcacgttctcagctccctgcaacctctatctcccgagttcaagagattctcctgcctcagccttccgagtag